The following is a genomic window from Adhaeribacter radiodurans.
AAAATTTTTAACGCTTACCGAAACGTACGGATCGGCCATAAAATAAAGCAGTTGCCGCACCAAAGTCCGGGAGTCGTTTACAATGGCGCCCCAAACAATGCGGGCTTCCCACCAACGGTCGTAAGCCTGATTTGACTTAAATGCTAAAAGTAAGGAGAGCACCGTACCTAATACCATGGGTACGCTCAGCGGAATAGACATACTTATACCATGCAAGTACTTATCCCAGATACCAATTAATGTGGCGTAGATTACCACAAATGTTACCTCGTACTTTACTTTTCCGAAAACGTACGAGATAGGAATATTTTTTTTGAGTAACATAGTTTTATAGATATAAAGGCAATTACCGTGTATAGCCTTTGATTGGGTAGATAAAGGTTAGGCAATAGTTAAGAAGGGCACCCTGGTTTGTTTGGCCACGTCGCTCGAAATTCTTTTTTTATGAAAAAAATTGCTAAATAATTTCTTTTTGCGGCCGGCTACCAGCAGATCTACTTTAAACTCGTCCACAAAAGTGTAAACTCCGCCTCTAAAATCGTTTTCCTGAATTAAATGAACCGAGCAGTTTTTCTCTTTAAGTTCTTTGTTTAAGTATACCTTTTTGAGTACATATTCTAGCTTTAAGATGTCGGTACCCGGTTTAAAAATTACCAGGAATGTTACGTAATAATCTTTACCCGAAGTTAGATTAAGAAGTAATTCATCCACCAGCAAGGTATAAGTATCATCTGTATCCAGAACGTAAGCTATTTTTCGGAAACGGCTGGCTTCGGTATCGTCAGGAATGTACAGCACCGGGCAGGAAACTGCTGTTACCAGGCTACTAAACAACTCTACCCCGTTGGGCACCGAAGATTTAGAATCTTTTACCGGGCACAAAATAAGGTCGATGTTATTATCCTGTACAAAATCTCTAATCTTTACAGTGCTATCGCCGTAAAGAGGTACAACGTCCAATTTACTAATTTCTACGGCGTAAGATTTTCGGATGCGGTCTAGTGCTTTTTGGAAAGGAGTATGAATATTTGCCAGTTTATCTTCTTCCCGCGGTAGCATTATAAGATCCGTTATAGAATCTGGTAGAGGAATAAGTTGCAGTAAAATAATCTGGCACGTTTGGCCTTGCATAACTTCAAGGCCATATTTAATCAGGTTTAATGATTGGGTGGTTAGATCCGTCGGGATTACTATTTTTTTTACAGACATAAATTTTAAGTTTAATGAAACAGTGCAAGTAGTTTTGATGCAAATGTTCAAACCTAAAATTAAGCCCCAATTAAAGACACATTAAAATGTTGTTAAACTGATTTAGTAAATATTAACCTAATTTTTAATGCCATTTTAAGGAATACTTACTAATATTCATTAAACACCCTTTAAATAAACAGTCTATTACCTTAAATCCCTTTTACTTTATACTTTTTATTAGTATTCCGTAATATTTAAAACAAACCAGATTTTGAAATTAAAATAAAATTAAAAACCAGTTGTTTTATAAGCCTGTCAAATTAAAATTTCATTAAAGGATAAATTAAATACATTCATTTTAAAACAGCTAAATTTAATTTTATACCATAAAGAACAGTATTCCTATATTATTAAACTTGCATACAATAAAAAAGGCTCTGGTATTTTCAACCAGAGCCTTTTTTATAAAGAGTGTATATTTGAGTACTTTAAGTCTATTTTAAAATTATACCATCTGAAACGGAGGTCGACATTTTACCAGCGGCATTTTTAGTTTGAGCTTTCACCCATTTAGAACCAGCTCCGCTTGATAATGTCCAGGCTCTGGTAGTTTTTACTGCCTCCCAAGCGGTCCAGTTGCTGTTGGCATTGTCGTAGAAGCGGATGTGGGTGGAGTTTGTAGCGGTAACATTTAGCGTAACCTTAGTAGAAGTGGTACTAGCCGCATTGTTATTTATTACCATTTTTACCGTTGGAGTAGCATTAGGGTCGCTTACAATAGGGTTTTCTAAGTTAATACCATCCATTACGGTAGTAGACATTATGCCTGAGGCATTTTTAACTTGTACTTTCACCCATTTAGAACCAGCCCCGCTCGATAATGTCCAGG
Proteins encoded in this region:
- a CDS encoding universal stress protein; the protein is MSVKKIVIPTDLTTQSLNLIKYGLEVMQGQTCQIILLQLIPLPDSITDLIMLPREEDKLANIHTPFQKALDRIRKSYAVEISKLDVVPLYGDSTVKIRDFVQDNNIDLILCPVKDSKSSVPNGVELFSSLVTAVSCPVLYIPDDTEASRFRKIAYVLDTDDTYTLLVDELLLNLTSGKDYYVTFLVIFKPGTDILKLEYVLKKVYLNKELKEKNCSVHLIQENDFRGGVYTFVDEFKVDLLVAGRKKKLFSNFFHKKRISSDVAKQTRVPFLTIA